The nucleotide window GCGGCGACATCCTTCCCGAAAGAGGCTTTGTGGCGGCCGGGGCAAATCTATAATCAGCAGAACGCGTCGCGCCGGGTTTTCGCTGGGCGCTCGGGGGCATACGAGCGGAAACGGGGCCCCGAAAGCGGCCTCTGTCCGAAGCCCCGGTCATTTTATCCCTATCCAGCCCGGCGGCGGTCGCCCCCATCAAAGCGCGGCTGCGGGCGACTTTCGGAATCGACTAATCCAACCAAAACCAGCGTCATGCGCTCCGCTCCGAAGCCATGCTCTACGCCAATCCCACCACTAAATTCATTTTGGCCGCGGCTAAAAACCACCATGAGAGCGCCTACTCGTCGTCCGCCTTCGGGCTAATAGAAAACGCCACCGCGTTGGTGTCCGATCTCTTCGCCGGCAGGCACGCCAATTACCAGGAGGCCGACCTAAGCTACCATAATTTCGACCACACGTTGCTCGCCACCCAGTGCTTTATCGATCTGGCCGCCGGTCGCATTAACCATGGCGCACAGCCAGCCTTTAACGGCCGTCAGTTCTCCCTCGGCTATGCCGCCATCATGCTCCACGACTGCGGGTATCTGAAAACCCGCGATGACCAGTCGGGAACGGGGGCCAAGTACACCGCCACGCATGTGGAGCGGAGTTGCGCGATGGCGGCTTCGTTTTTACCCGCGCTGGGCTGCGCTGAAGGAGAAATCGAGGGAGTGTTAAACGCCATCCGCTGCACCGGCCTGACCAGCCAGATAGAACTGCTGACCTTCCGTAGCGACATCGAGCGGTTAACCGGGTGCATGGTCGCCACGGCGGATTACCTTGGCCAAATGGCCGACCCCGCCTACCCCGCCAAACTCCCCGGCCTGTTTGCCGAGTTCGAGGAGTCCAACGACTTCAACAACGTCCCAGCCGAGAAACGGCTCTTTAAGTCAGCTCAGGAGCTGATGGCAAAAACGCGCGGCTTTTGGAGTTTCTTCGCGTTGCCCAAATTGGAGAAGGATTACGAAGGGGTTTACCGCCTGCTGGCGCAGCCCGACGGCCGAAACCCCTACCTGGAATCGGTGGATTTGAACCTGTCGAAAATCGACGCAGGGGTTTCTAAGTAAGCGTTAAGCCGACCGCAGCCCCTTGGTCCAATCCCTTTTAATTAACCGCCAGCGCTTTTTGCCATGCCCTTTGCCTACCACCGCACGGTTCACTTTCCCGATACGGACGCCGCCGGCGTGGTGTTTTTCGCCCGCTACCTGTCGATTTGCCATGAGGCTTACGAGGAATCCCTGGCGGCGTTTGGCGTGCCGCTCGGCTCTTTTTTTGCCGACAATGGCGCCGTGATTCCGGTGGCCAAGAGCGAGGCAAGCTACTTGCGCCCACTCGCTTGTGGTGACCTCTTGCGCATCGACGTGTCACCGCGCTCCCTGAGCGAGAACAGCTACGCGATCGACTACGTTATCTGGAAGAAGGGGGCCGTGGACAAACGCGCTGCGGTGGTACGCACCGAACACGTCTGCATTTCCTCAAAAAACCGCGAACGCCTCGTCTTGCCCGGCAATCTGTTGGCTTGGGTCCAAGCGGGCTGATGGGTCAAGTCGTCCGCTGGAGTACGGGCGTGGCAGGCGAGCGGACGCTTACTTCTTGGGCTTGTTAACGGGCAGCAGTGACGACGGTTTTTTGCCGCGGGCTTTTTGGACCTGTTTATTCAGGAAGCGCTCGCTGGCTTTCAGGTCGCGCGTGGTGGGAAGGTATTTGGATGCCATGTCCTCAAAACCGCCCAGACTCGCGCGGCCATGCAATCACAATTTCCGCTCTGGGATCGCCGAACGCGCATTACATTTAGGTTCCTTCGCCCACCACCCCACCCTGCGCTCACGCGCAAGGCCACATAGATCCCCCCTGAACCCACTCGCGCCCCCACCGTGGCCCTGAGCGTGAGCTCAGGGATGGCGTAAGAACTCGACCAGCCCCCGAGTTCTTTAAGCCACTGCACGCCACCGCGCCAACCGAGCTTAAACGGCTACATCGGCAAACTCAGCCAAACTTTTCACCGACCAGGCTTTGTCAGTGCGTTTGGCAAGGCCGGCGAGAACGCCACCGGGCCCAAGCTCAAGGAAGCTGGTCACCCCGGCCGCAACCGCTGAGCGCATGCAATCTTCCCACAGCACCGAAGAGACGACCTGCTTAACCAACGCTTCGCGAATAGCGGTCGGTTCAGCCACCGCCTGGCCGGTCGTGTTGGTGAACACGGTCAGCTGCGGCGGGTTAAACACAACACCTTGCAGGTAAACGGCAAAAGCGGCACGCGCGGGCTCCATCAGGCGGCTGTGGTAGGCGCCAGCGACATTGAGCGGGATGACCTTCTTGATGCCGCGGTCTTTGGCGGCGGCGACAGCTGCGTCCACCTTGCTCTTGTCACCCGAGACGATGATCTGACCGGGGGCGTTGAAATTGGCCGCCTCGATATCGAAGGCAGCGCAAAGATCATAAATGGTCTGGCGCTCTTCGCCCAGAATCGCCGCCATGCCGCCCGTGGTGCTTTCGCAGGCGACCTGCATGAGGCGACCGCGTTCGGCCACCACCTGGAGCCCCGTCGCAAAATCAAACACACCGGCGACGGTGAGCGCCGTGACCTCGCCCAGACTCAGGCCAAAAGCAAACCGCACGTCGTCGAGTTTACCCTGCTCTTTTAATATAGCGTGGACGGCCATGCCGTGCACAAACAGCGCAACTTGGCAGACCTTGGTTTGCGTGAGCTCGGCATCCGGACCCTCGAAACAGATTTTGGCGAGATCCCAGCCGAGCACGCGGTTGGCCTCATCGTAGAGAGCCCGCGCGGTGGCGGAGTTTTCGTAGAGCGACTTGCCCATGCCGACCTTTTGGGCGCCTTGTCCGGAGAAAATAAGTGCGGTTGCCATATTTGGAAAGGTAGACGGGTAAGCCTCCCAGCCCTCAAAACCAAGCCCGAAAACACCACCCGCCTGCGCAGCATCGCCAAGTCGGGTCGCGGTTTTCAGGGCGGCACGCGGGGTGAACCGCGCTGCGACCAAAGCGGTTGCAATGCCGCCCGCACTGGGTTGCTTCAAGCCCGTGATCGCCTCCCTTGCACTTCCCGGCCTGACCGCCCGCCTCGACAAGCTTGTCTACCACCACGGTGGCAAGAGCCTGCCACCGGACAAGCCCCACGCCTTCGTGTATTTCATCACCATTCACAACGGCTCCGAGCGCACCGTCACCCTGCTCGGGCGCAAGTGGGTGGTCACTCACGCCAACGGCAGCCAACTGGTGGTCGAGGGCGACAAAATCGTAGGCGAAACCCCGCGCTTGGCCGCCGGCGAACAGTTTTTCTACAACAGTTACCACGTCACCGCGGAATCCGCCCGCTCGCAGGGCAGTTTCCATGGTGTCGACGATCTCGGCCGTCGGGTTCACGTCGTCTTGCCCGCCTTTGAGCTGATCGTACCCGATGAGGATACGCGCGCCGGATCCGGCGACATTTAAGTCAGGCAAAACGGGGATATTTAATGGGGCCGGATGGCGGTTTGCTCCCGTCCGCCCGCGTGCTCGGGCTTGAATGAATGAGGCCGGCTATTGGTGCCAAAAAACCAACACGCAAAAGGGAAAACTTGCGCCTTGCGCATGCCGCTCGGGTTCGTCTCGATCTCACGTTTAAGAAATGAAGTTAATTGATTTAAATCCTGTAGGTGGCATCGGTGCCAACTGTATGTTCGTGCAAATTGGGGACTTGAAGATCCTCATCGACTGCGGACTCAATCCCAAGTTAGCGGGCCGCAATGCCACGCCTCGCCTGGACTTGATCCGTGATGTCGAGCTCGACTTTATCATCATCACTCACTGCCACTTAGACCATATCGGCAGCCTGCCCGTGGTGATGATGCAGCACCCCAATACCCCGGTCATCATGACGCAGTCCAGCCGGATGCTCATCGAGCGCATGCTCCACAATTCGGCCAACGTGATGATGCGCCAAAAAGAGGAGTCCAACATCCCCGATTACCCGCTGTTCACGCACAATGACATTGATCGCTGCGCCGGCCGCATTCTCGGCCTGTCCTTTAACCAGGTGAAGAAATTCCAGGGCAAGACCGACGAGCTCGAGTTGTTGTTCCACCGCGCCGGCCACGTCGCGGGTGCCGCCGCCGTCGAAATCCACCACAAGAACCGCCACTACTTCTTCAGCGGCGACGTGCTGTTCGAAAACCAACGCACGCTGCTCGGCGCCCAGTTCCCCGCTGGCCAGTTCGAGACCGTGGTCATCGAGACCACCCGTGGCACCACCGAGCGTTCGGTGGGTAAAGAACGCCTCAACGAGGTCAACCGCCTGATCACCTCGATCAACGACACGATCAACCGCGGCGGCTCGTTCCTCATCCCCGTGTTCGCCCTCGGGCGCATGCAGGAAGTGCTCTCCATCATCCATGACGCCCGTAAATTCGGCCGCTTGGTGGAGTGCCCCATCTTCGCCGCCGGTCTCGGCATGGACCTCGCCGATTATTTCGACGAGATTTCGCGCAAGACCCAGGACGTCCAATTCAGCCGCTCGGTCATCAAGGAGCTCAACATCAAGCCCGCCCCGCGCAAGCTGGTCGCTGGCGAAGATCCCAAGCAAAACGCCCTGTACATCATCAGCTCCGGCATGTTGGTCGAGCGCACGCCCAGCTACACGCTCGCCTCCGGCCTGATCGGCCACGCGCGCAACACCATCGGCTTCGTGGGTTACTGCGATCCGGAAACCCCGGGCGGCGCGCTTCTGCAGACCAAACACGGCGAAGAGTTCGTCTTCAAGACCGCCAACGTCACCTCCAAGCTGCTCGCGCGCGTTGAGCGCTACGAGTTGAGCGGCCATGCCGACCGTGAAGAACTCCTCGAGTTCGCCATTCAGACCCAGGCCAAATCCGTGATCCTGACCCACGGCGACCCCCTCGCCCGTGCTTGGTTCCAGGAACAGCTCACGGCCAAGATGCCCGGCACCCGCGTCATCGACCCGGTTCCCCTCGAGTCCTACGAGATCTAAACCTCGTTCGCCTTCCCCAAAAAGCGCTCCCTGTAACGGAGCGCTTTTTTTAGGCCCCTGCGCCGACGTCCGACCATGTGGCCTTGCGCGTGAGCGCAGGGTGATCCCCCCAATGTATATCCGCCCGAAACCGGGGAGCCCCCGATAGGCTTTCCTGCTCAGTTTGACGCGCGAATGCCCCTCAGCGCCGCGCCCAGCGGCCGGCCAGCACCCCGCAAATGAGCAGTTGCATCGGGTGATAAATAAGCAGCGGCAGCAGAATCAGCCCAAGCCTTGGGTCGCCGCTGAAAATGACCTGCGCCATCGGCACCCCTGCGGCGATGGATTTCTTTGATCCGCAAAAAACCACCGCGATCCGGTCTTCGATGGGGAATCGCAGGGTTCGGCAGACCAGCTGAAGCAGGCCGAAAACCACCGCGAATAACACCGCGCCGCCCACCAACGCCGTACCGACCGTGGCCCACCCCTGCCCTGTCCACACCCCACGCAGAATCGAATCGCAAAAGGAGGTGTAGATAATGAACAGGATCGTCATGCGATCGACCCGTTGCAGCCCGACCCGATGACGCAGGGCCCAAGCCCCGAGGTGCGATCGGCACAACTGCCCGAGCACGAGTGGCAACAGTAGCCACAGGACCAAGTCGCCAATCACCCGGCCCAAGTCCACCGAGCCGACTCCGCCGACATCGCTTGGGCCGGGGTTCCACCAGCTGAGCAATAGCGGCGTGACGAACACCCCGATCACGCTGGAAAGCGTGGCGTTAAACAGGGCTGCGGGCACATTGCCGCGCGCCGCCGAGGTCAGCGCAACCGATGACGACACGGTCGAGGGTAGCGCGCAGAGGAAAAAAAAGCCCAAGGCGAGTGCCGCAGGCAGCCAAAACCCGATCAGCGCCAGCAGCCCCAAGCCGATAAGCGGGAAGAGTAAAAACGTGCCCAGTTGCACCACCAGATGGAGCGGCCAGCGGAGCATGCCGGAGCGCATAGACGCGAACGACAGCGACAAACCGTTGAAAAAAAAGATGAGCGCTACGCCTAGTTTATTGAGTAAATCGGGGTGCAGCGGGCCGTCTTTTCCGCCCACCGGGGGCCAACCCCACGCAAGACCCACGGCCGCCAGCATACCCAAGAGAAACCAATCGACTTTGAGACGCATGTGAGACGGCGAAGTTATACTAATGGGCGTTCACGTGGAGGCGTTCGGCCGACCCTGAGCTCACGCTCAGGGCCACGGGGCGGAGGTGATGCCGAAGGCCGGAGGTGGCCTTGAGCGTGAGCTCAAGGTGCAGCGGCGTGCACAGGCGATCGCCTGTCGCCCTGAGCTCACGCTCAGGGCCACATTTCTCATTGGAAAAATCCTCGTGGCCACACTCCCCGTGGCCTTGCGCGTGAGCGCAGGGCGTTCGCCTCAAAGGATACGCTCCCCCAAGAACCGATTTCGTTGGGCTCATCGTAAACGCGAACAGGGGTTAACCCGCCCCCAAAGCCGCTGCCAGGCGCGCTAGTTTGGCGTGGTCTTTCACCCCTGGCGACGTTTCGACCCCGCTGTTCACATCGACAAAAAGCGTTCCGCTGCGCATGACGGCGTCGGCGAGGTTTTCTGGGCTCAGCCCGCCGGCAAGAATCCAGTTTTTTTGGGGAAACGCCTGCTGGTGCCGGGCGAACTTGGCCCAATCACCCGTTTTGCCGGAACCGCCAAACCCTGCGGCATGAAAAGTATCCATCAAAAACGTGTCCGCCAAAGTTAACACCGCCGCTGGCACCTCGTCGGCTGGCGGGAGTTTGGGTGCCAGCCAGAGCCGCCGTGGGCCCACCTGCGCCGACCAGCCCGCAACGGTCTCCACCGGAGTCGCGGGCGCGTAGTGGATTTGAAAGAAATCGAACCCGGCGTCGGCGGCTTGCGCGAGTTCATCGGTGGAGGGTTCCACCATCACCGCCACGCGGCGCGGCCCGACCTGCAACGACGAAGCCAAGCCCCGATACGACGCGAGCGGAAGGTAGCGCGGCGATTTCCGGTACAGGATGAACCCCAAAAAGTCCGCGCCGATCCCCGCCGCCACGGCCGCGTCGGCCAGCGTGGTGAGACCGCAGATTTTAAGCTGAATGGCGTTGATCATGATTCGGGATTTTTCTTCTCGGGCGGGCACCGAGACTAATTAGCGTTCAAGTTGAGAGGTAACGGCATCCTTGAGCTCACGCTCAAGGCCACACGCTTCGCGAACACACTCCTCGTGGCCTTGAGCGTGAGCTCAAGGTGTTTACCCAATGGTATCCGCACCCCAAGAAACAGGTTAATTAAGCTCAGCAGCCCCCCGAGCGGAATCGCGCTACGGTTAAAATGCATTGATGACTGCGATCACGTGATCGACCTGAGCGTCGGTGAGCTCGGGGAAAATCGGCAAACTCATGCAGGTGGCGGCGGCTTTTTCAGCCACCGGGATCGAACCCGGTTGATAGCCAAGCGAGGCATAACAGGTCTGCTGGTGCAAAGGCACGGGGTAAATCAAGTCGGTGCCGATGTCGTTCTTGGTCAAATGCTCACGCAGGGCGTCGCGCCGCGGATGACGGATCGTAAACTGGTGATAAACGCTCTCCCCGTAAGACACCGTCGTCGGCAGGATCACGTCGGCGAGTTTAATGCCGGCGAGGTAACGCGCGGCGATTTCTTGGCGGCGGGCAGTCCAGCTGGCAAGGTGCGGCAGCTTCACGTTGAGCAGCGCGCCCTGGAACCCGTCCATGCGGAAGTTGAAACCGACCAGGTCGTGGTAATAACGGCGGCCCATGCCATGGACACGCAAGAGTTTGGCGTGCTCGAAGTGGGCGTCGTTTTTCGAAACCAGCGCCCCACCCTCGCCGCAACCGCCGAGGTTTTTGGTAGGATAAAAACTAAAAGTGCCGATATCGCCCAACAGGCCCACCGGAGTGCCCTTGTAACGAGCCTCGACGGCCTGCGCGCAATCCTCGACCACGAACAGATTGTGCTTTTTGGCGATGGCGAGCAGCTCGTCCATGGGGGCGGGCTGGCCGAACAAATGCACGATCACGATGCCCTTAGTTTTGGGCGTAATGGCGGCCTCGACGGCGGCCGGATCCAAGTTAAAAGTCTTCGCGTCGATATCGACGAACTTGGGCGTTGCCCCGACATAACTCACGCCCCAGGCCGAGGAAATGAAGGTGAAGGCCGGCACGATGACCTCGTCGCCAGGGCCCCAACCGGCGATGACGGCGGCGAGGTGGAGCGGCGAAGTGCCGCTGTTGAGCGCGAGGGAGCGCGGATAACCGAGGGTTTTGGAAAAATTGGCCTCGAACGTCTCCACGTCCTTGCCGAGGCAGAAGCGAGTGGCGTCGTAGGTCGCCGCAAGTGCGGCGAGAGCCTGCTCGCGAAGAGCCTGATGCTGAAGCGAAAGGTCGAGGAACGGGACTTTCATGGGTTTTTTGAGAAAACCAATATGCGGGCGAAAACCAAACCTGTTTTACGGCTCAATGGCGTGGATAGGAAAAAACCCTGTCGCTGCGCAAAAATAGGACGCGTTTCAGGCGGGGGCCCCGCGCGGCGTAGAATCGGCGGAACTTTCGCTTGGCGGCACGCCCCCTAGCCCATCTTAATGGGTTGAAATGTCTTCTTCTGGTCAACCTCCCGTGGTGCACGGACTGCGTGGCTGGCGCCCCTTGGCGCTGTGGCCACTGGGGTTGCTCATGCGCTTATGGGGCCGTTCGCTTCACTTTGAGGCGTCGCCGGAAACTGTCCGGCGTCTCAGCAAGACCGACCAGCCCGTGGCGTTCACGCTGTGGCACAACCGGCTTTTTATCACCGCGGAGATATTCCGCCGTTATCGGCAGGGTCGGTCGGTTTATGGGTTGGTGAGCCCGAGCAAGGACGGCGCTTGGCTGGAGGCGTTTTTTTCGCTCGTCGGCATTCGCGCGGTACGTGGCTCCAGCAACAAACTGGGACGCGAGGCCGTCACCGCCTTGGTCGAGGTCATGAAATCAGGCCACGATATCGGCATCACCCCGGACGGACCGCGCGGGCCGATCTATGAATTCAAGGCGGGCGGGCTGATCGTCGCCCGCCGCGTTCAGGCCCCGATTCTGCTGGTCGGCTGCGCCTATGCGTCATCGTGGCAGTTCAAAAGCTGGGATCGTTTCCACCTGCCGCACCCGTTCTCCTCGCTGCGCGTTTACTGCGTGGAGGTGCCCAGCGCCGAGCTCGCCGACCGCGAGGCCTGTGCGCTGGAGCTCCAAGCGCGCCTGCGCGAGATGAGCCCTGATTACGCGGTCAAAATGACCGTGGTTTGAGCCGCAGCCGACGTGCGGATTGACGGTGTCATCGGGCACCGCCACACACACCCGTTTACGGAGTAATCGCAGGATAACTCCCCAGCCATTTCACGAGCGGGCAAAACTGTTTCAGCTCGGCAATCGCCTCTTTCATCGCGGGGTCGTCGTAGTGGCCCTTAACATCGATAAAAAACAGGTAATCCCAGGGCCGGCGTTTGCTCGGGCGGGATTCGACTTTGGAGAGATTAATTCCCCGCTCACCGAAAGGCGTTAACATCTTCAACAGCGAGCCGGAGTGCGCCGCAGCTTCATCACCGAGCGAGATCACCAGGCTGGTGAGGTCGCGTCCGCCGCCCACGGGGCCGGAGGCTTTTTTTCCGATCACAAAAAAACGCGTGGTGTTGTCAGACTGGTCTTGGATGCCACGAGCAAGGACGGCGACGTCTTGCTGTTGCGCCGCCAGTTCGGAGGCGATGGCAGCTGCGCCCGGGGTGTCTTTGGCGATTTGCACGGCGCGGGCCGTGCTGGAGGTGTCGATGAGTTGCGCGTGCGGCAGGTGGCGTTGCAGCCAGTGGCGACATTGGGCAAGCGCTTGGTCTTTGGAGTAGACCTTGTCGATTTGCGCCAGCGGGGAGGCTGATATCAGCGCGTGGTTAATCTCCAGAACCACTTGAGCCACCACTTTGAGGTCGCTCTCCACAAAGCTGTCGAGCGCCTCGCGCACCGAGCCTTCGGTGGAGTTTTCAATCGGGATGAGGCCGTAGTCAGCTTCACCTTTTTCCACCGCAGTGAAAATGTCGGCGATGGTCGCAATCGCGGCGTAATCCACGCTGGCGCCGAATTTCTTCATGGCCGCAGCATGTGTGTAGGTCGACTCCGGCCCGAGGTAGGCGATCAGCAGGGGCTTTTCGAGCGCGATGGCCGCCGACATGATCTCACGGTAAATGGCGCGCAGTGCTTCGGGCTTGATGGGGCCTTGGCTCAGCCCGGTGACCTTGCGGAAAACGGCGTCCTCGCGCTCGGGCACGTAGATCTGGCCACCGGAGTCGCGTTTGAGTTTACCGATCTCGGCGGCAAGGGAGAGGCGGCTGTTGAGCAACTCCACGATTTGGCGATCGTGGGCGTCGATTTGATCGCGGATGGGTTGAAGCGGGTCGGACATGGGTTAGGCGGATGCGGGTTGGCCGGCGTCGGATGCCGGTGCGGCGGGAGCAGCGGCGTGCGGTTCAACGTGAGCGACCTCGACGGGGAACAGGCTGGGCGAATCGCCTTCACCGTCTTCCAACGGCAGGCCCATTTCGTTGTCGGTGGGAGGCGTGGCGTTGATGGCGTTTTTGAGCCATTCGTCGATCTGGCGCGGGGTGAGCACGTCGGAGGCGGGCAGTTCAACGAGGGATTTCACCCCGAGGAATTCCAAGAATTGATCCGTGGTGCCGTATTGCAGGGGGCGACCCGGAAGATCCGCGCGACCGACGATATAAACGAGTTCGCGTTCGAGGAGTTTGTTCAGGCCGGCCTCGGCCGAAACGCCACGAATCGTCTCGATTTCGGTGCGGGTGACCGGCTGGCGGTAGGCGATGATCGCCATGGTTTCGAGCGCCGACTGGGTGAGTTTGGTCGGGGCAGGTTCGTCGCGCAGGATTCGAATCCAGCGGGCAAAACGCGGGTGTGTCACCAGGCGGTAACCGCTGGCGCCGTCGATGAGAAGGTAAATGTCGTCGGAGGCGCGCAATTCGGCGGCGAGTTGATCCATCGCCTCACGGATCTGGGTGGCGGTGATGAGCGAAGGGACGTTTTGGTAAAGGTCGGCGTCGGTTTCGCTGGGGGCGACGAGGAGCACCTCGGCGGCTTCGTTGCCGCCCGGAGCGGGTGCGTCGGAGTCGGCTGCGGCGCCCTCGGCCGTGGGGTCAACGATCGCGGTGGTCACCGTGGCTTGGTCATGGAACCGCGCGAACGCGGTCTGGATGTCTTTGACCGTGAGGGGTTGGCTCGACGAGAAGAGCAGTGCCTTGAGCACTTTTTGGAGTTGGAACGCCATGCGAAATAAAAGCCGAGAGTGAGGGGGCCGCCGAAAGCCGAGGCAACCCTGAATCAGCAGCGCGTCGCGGGCTGCGACTCCGCACTCCGAGTTGAACGTTGGATGTTCAATGTTGGATGTTGAACGTTCTCCGTTCCGCTCAGTGCCTCCGGAGCAAAGCCACCCCGAATCAACGTCCAACATCCAACATCCAACATTGAACCTTCAACCAACCAGCCGAGGTCTGCGAAAGCGGCTTCCGGCCGGGTGAACCGCTCGATGTTTTAACTCAAATCGCGCAACGAGCCGAAATCGGGGTCGTTGAGCCGCTTGTAGGTGCGCACAATCATGCCGTCGGTCAGCCCAGCCAGCCAATCGCAGATGCGCCGGGCCTTGCCGTCGACGGTTGTCTCCGCCTCG belongs to Opitutus sp. and includes:
- a CDS encoding acyl-CoA thioesterase, whose protein sequence is MPFAYHRTVHFPDTDAAGVVFFARYLSICHEAYEESLAAFGVPLGSFFADNGAVIPVAKSEASYLRPLACGDLLRIDVSPRSLSENSYAIDYVIWKKGAVDKRAAVVRTEHVCISSKNRERLVLPGNLLAWVQAG
- the fabD gene encoding ACP S-malonyltransferase gives rise to the protein MATALIFSGQGAQKVGMGKSLYENSATARALYDEANRVLGWDLAKICFEGPDAELTQTKVCQVALFVHGMAVHAILKEQGKLDDVRFAFGLSLGEVTALTVAGVFDFATGLQVVAERGRLMQVACESTTGGMAAILGEERQTIYDLCAAFDIEAANFNAPGQIIVSGDKSKVDAAVAAAKDRGIKKVIPLNVAGAYHSRLMEPARAAFAVYLQGVVFNPPQLTVFTNTTGQAVAEPTAIREALVKQVVSSVLWEDCMRSAVAAGVTSFLELGPGGVLAGLAKRTDKAWSVKSLAEFADVAV
- a CDS encoding ApaG domain; its protein translation is MPPALGCFKPVIASLALPGLTARLDKLVYHHGGKSLPPDKPHAFVYFITIHNGSERTVTLLGRKWVVTHANGSQLVVEGDKIVGETPRLAAGEQFFYNSYHVTAESARSQGSFHGVDDLGRRVHVVLPAFELIVPDEDTRAGSGDI
- a CDS encoding MBL fold metallo-hydrolase, with amino-acid sequence MKLIDLNPVGGIGANCMFVQIGDLKILIDCGLNPKLAGRNATPRLDLIRDVELDFIIITHCHLDHIGSLPVVMMQHPNTPVIMTQSSRMLIERMLHNSANVMMRQKEESNIPDYPLFTHNDIDRCAGRILGLSFNQVKKFQGKTDELELLFHRAGHVAGAAAVEIHHKNRHYFFSGDVLFENQRTLLGAQFPAGQFETVVIETTRGTTERSVGKERLNEVNRLITSINDTINRGGSFLIPVFALGRMQEVLSIIHDARKFGRLVECPIFAAGLGMDLADYFDEISRKTQDVQFSRSVIKELNIKPAPRKLVAGEDPKQNALYIISSGMLVERTPSYTLASGLIGHARNTIGFVGYCDPETPGGALLQTKHGEEFVFKTANVTSKLLARVERYELSGHADREELLEFAIQTQAKSVILTHGDPLARAWFQEQLTAKMPGTRVIDPVPLESYEI
- a CDS encoding bile acid:sodium symporter, with protein sequence MRLKVDWFLLGMLAAVGLAWGWPPVGGKDGPLHPDLLNKLGVALIFFFNGLSLSFASMRSGMLRWPLHLVVQLGTFLLFPLIGLGLLALIGFWLPAALALGFFFLCALPSTVSSSVALTSAARGNVPAALFNATLSSVIGVFVTPLLLSWWNPGPSDVGGVGSVDLGRVIGDLVLWLLLPLVLGQLCRSHLGAWALRHRVGLQRVDRMTILFIIYTSFCDSILRGVWTGQGWATVGTALVGGAVLFAVVFGLLQLVCRTLRFPIEDRIAVVFCGSKKSIAAGVPMAQVIFSGDPRLGLILLPLLIYHPMQLLICGVLAGRWARR
- a CDS encoding phosphoribosylanthranilate isomerase, which translates into the protein MINAIQLKICGLTTLADAAVAAGIGADFLGFILYRKSPRYLPLASYRGLASSLQVGPRRVAVMVEPSTDELAQAADAGFDFFQIHYAPATPVETVAGWSAQVGPRRLWLAPKLPPADEVPAAVLTLADTFLMDTFHAAGFGGSGKTGDWAKFARHQQAFPQKNWILAGGLSPENLADAVMRSGTLFVDVNSGVETSPGVKDHAKLARLAAALGAG
- a CDS encoding DegT/DnrJ/EryC1/StrS family aminotransferase yields the protein MKVPFLDLSLQHQALREQALAALAATYDATRFCLGKDVETFEANFSKTLGYPRSLALNSGTSPLHLAAVIAGWGPGDEVIVPAFTFISSAWGVSYVGATPKFVDIDAKTFNLDPAAVEAAITPKTKGIVIVHLFGQPAPMDELLAIAKKHNLFVVEDCAQAVEARYKGTPVGLLGDIGTFSFYPTKNLGGCGEGGALVSKNDAHFEHAKLLRVHGMGRRYYHDLVGFNFRMDGFQGALLNVKLPHLASWTARRQEIAARYLAGIKLADVILPTTVSYGESVYHQFTIRHPRRDALREHLTKNDIGTDLIYPVPLHQQTCYASLGYQPGSIPVAEKAAATCMSLPIFPELTDAQVDHVIAVINAF
- a CDS encoding lysophospholipid acyltransferase family protein, with product MSSSGQPPVVHGLRGWRPLALWPLGLLMRLWGRSLHFEASPETVRRLSKTDQPVAFTLWHNRLFITAEIFRRYRQGRSVYGLVSPSKDGAWLEAFFSLVGIRAVRGSSNKLGREAVTALVEVMKSGHDIGITPDGPRGPIYEFKAGGLIVARRVQAPILLVGCAYASSWQFKSWDRFHLPHPFSSLRVYCVEVPSAELADREACALELQARLREMSPDYAVKMTVV
- the pheA gene encoding prephenate dehydratase — its product is MSDPLQPIRDQIDAHDRQIVELLNSRLSLAAEIGKLKRDSGGQIYVPEREDAVFRKVTGLSQGPIKPEALRAIYREIMSAAIALEKPLLIAYLGPESTYTHAAAMKKFGASVDYAAIATIADIFTAVEKGEADYGLIPIENSTEGSVREALDSFVESDLKVVAQVVLEINHALISASPLAQIDKVYSKDQALAQCRHWLQRHLPHAQLIDTSSTARAVQIAKDTPGAAAIASELAAQQQDVAVLARGIQDQSDNTTRFFVIGKKASGPVGGGRDLTSLVISLGDEAAAHSGSLLKMLTPFGERGINLSKVESRPSKRRPWDYLFFIDVKGHYDDPAMKEAIAELKQFCPLVKWLGSYPAITP
- the scpB gene encoding SMC-Scp complex subunit ScpB, producing the protein MAFQLQKVLKALLFSSSQPLTVKDIQTAFARFHDQATVTTAIVDPTAEGAAADSDAPAPGGNEAAEVLLVAPSETDADLYQNVPSLITATQIREAMDQLAAELRASDDIYLLIDGASGYRLVTHPRFARWIRILRDEPAPTKLTQSALETMAIIAYRQPVTRTEIETIRGVSAEAGLNKLLERELVYIVGRADLPGRPLQYGTTDQFLEFLGVKSLVELPASDVLTPRQIDEWLKNAINATPPTDNEMGLPLEDGEGDSPSLFPVEVAHVEPHAAAPAAPASDAGQPASA